In the genome of Streptomyces globosus, one region contains:
- a CDS encoding ABC transporter ATP-binding protein codes for MNDPTAPPAIRAQGVHHSFRGKEALADCGFELPAGRIAALVGPNGAGKSTLFHLLTGLLRPTRGEIRVFGAAPGTRTARERTAFVGQDKPLHQDFTVAETLALGRRMNRHWDTAKAERIVRDGDIPPKARIGSLSGGKRTRVALALAFGRQADLLLLDEPLADLDPLVRHEMTGLLMAEAADRGITVVVSSHVLPELENVCDHVLLLQSGRIRLAGDTQDLREAYTRVTGRADPDTPDGLPAAADRSAVVHAATTGRQLTAVIRNAPGSALPAGADARWITATPSLEELLLAHLRSAPGTTPPGPPAPHPAHPAQTGAAA; via the coding sequence GTGAACGACCCGACCGCCCCGCCAGCGATACGGGCCCAAGGAGTCCACCACTCCTTCCGGGGGAAGGAAGCCCTTGCCGACTGCGGCTTCGAGCTCCCGGCCGGCCGCATCGCCGCCCTGGTCGGCCCCAACGGCGCCGGCAAGAGCACCCTGTTCCACCTGCTGACCGGCCTGCTGCGGCCCACCCGAGGGGAGATACGCGTCTTCGGCGCCGCCCCCGGCACCCGCACGGCACGCGAACGCACGGCCTTCGTCGGCCAGGACAAGCCCCTCCACCAGGACTTCACCGTCGCGGAGACCCTCGCCCTGGGCCGCAGGATGAACCGCCACTGGGACACGGCCAAGGCCGAGCGCATCGTCCGCGACGGCGACATCCCCCCGAAGGCGCGCATCGGCAGCCTCTCCGGCGGCAAGCGCACCCGCGTCGCCCTCGCCCTCGCCTTCGGCAGGCAGGCCGACCTCCTCCTCCTCGACGAACCGCTCGCCGACCTCGACCCGCTGGTGCGCCACGAGATGACCGGGCTGCTCATGGCCGAGGCCGCGGACCGCGGCATCACCGTCGTGGTCTCCTCGCACGTGCTGCCCGAACTGGAGAACGTCTGCGACCACGTCCTGCTCCTCCAGAGCGGCCGGATACGGCTCGCCGGCGACACCCAGGACCTGCGGGAGGCCTACACCCGCGTCACCGGCCGCGCCGACCCCGACACCCCCGACGGGCTGCCCGCGGCCGCCGACCGCTCCGCCGTCGTGCACGCCGCGACCACGGGCCGGCAGCTGACCGCCGTCATCCGCAACGCCCCCGGCTCGGCCCTCCCGGCCGGCGCCGACGCACGCTGGATCACCGCGACGCCCTCGCTGGAGGAACTCCTCCTCGCCCACCTGCGCTCCGCACCCGGCACCACCCCTCCGGGCCCGCCCGCCCCGCACCCCGCGCACCCCGCGCAGACGGGAGCCGCCGCATGA
- a CDS encoding serine hydrolase domain-containing protein — protein sequence MHLTPHARRLTAGAALLAFAAGLAPAAAAHAAPHSPAAAAPPQQAPAHAPDAAALERALAAATAAGAPGAMARFTGPGGRVLTRTTGVRDRGSGAAMDVGARFRIGSVTKTFSAVVLLQLVDEGRLGLDDPVGRHLPGLLPDDRITVRHLLAHRSGLADYTEAMFARTVPGFEAVRNKVFEPRELVRLSLREPRTNEPGAAYAYSNTNFVVVGMLIEKASGRSVGEEYRRRIIGPLRLRDTAYVHPATAIRGRHVRGYLHPDEPGRLVDSTEQTASWAQAAGTMISAPADLNTFVSALLGGRLLPAPLLEAMLAATPTDAAGTRFYGLGLRRYDLSCGVPVYGHTGTVQGYYTYAFATRDGRRSLAAMANTSNRGQANTALGGTLEAAFCGAKAAAPRSGRGSSVPVEADLPERG from the coding sequence GTGCACCTGACCCCCCACGCCCGCCGCCTGACCGCCGGGGCCGCCCTGCTGGCCTTCGCCGCCGGCCTGGCCCCCGCCGCAGCCGCCCACGCCGCGCCGCACTCCCCCGCCGCCGCCGCACCGCCGCAGCAGGCGCCGGCGCACGCCCCCGACGCGGCCGCCCTGGAGCGGGCACTGGCCGCGGCCACCGCGGCCGGGGCGCCCGGGGCGATGGCCCGGTTCACCGGCCCCGGGGGCCGGGTCCTGACCCGGACGACCGGGGTGCGGGACCGGGGAAGCGGTGCGGCGATGGACGTCGGGGCGCGGTTCCGGATCGGCAGCGTCACGAAGACGTTCTCCGCCGTCGTCCTGCTCCAACTGGTCGACGAGGGGCGCCTCGGCCTGGACGACCCGGTGGGCCGCCACCTGCCCGGGCTGCTGCCCGACGACCGGATCACCGTCCGCCACCTGCTGGCCCACCGCAGCGGCCTCGCCGACTACACGGAGGCCATGTTCGCGCGCACCGTGCCCGGTTTCGAGGCCGTACGGAACAAGGTGTTCGAGCCGCGGGAGCTGGTCCGCCTGTCGCTGCGCGAGCCGCGGACCAACGAGCCGGGCGCGGCGTACGCGTACTCGAACACCAACTTCGTGGTCGTCGGCATGCTCATCGAGAAGGCCTCCGGCCGCAGCGTGGGAGAGGAGTACCGGCGCCGCATCATCGGGCCGCTGCGGCTGCGGGACACCGCGTACGTGCACCCGGCCACGGCGATCCGCGGCCGGCATGTGCGCGGCTACCTGCACCCCGACGAGCCGGGCCGGCTGGTGGACTCCACCGAGCAGACGGCGTCCTGGGCTCAGGCGGCCGGGACGATGATCTCGGCTCCGGCCGACCTGAACACCTTCGTCTCGGCGCTGCTCGGCGGCCGGCTGCTGCCGGCGCCGCTGCTGGAGGCGATGCTCGCCGCGACGCCGACGGACGCGGCGGGCACCCGCTTCTACGGGCTGGGGCTGCGCCGCTACGACCTGTCGTGCGGGGTGCCGGTGTACGGGCACACCGGCACCGTGCAGGGCTACTACACGTACGCCTTCGCCACGCGGGACGGCCGGCGGTCGCTGGCGGCCATGGCGAACACCTCGAACCGGGGTCAGGCGAACACGGCCCTGGGCGGCACGCTGGAGGCCGCGTTCTGCGGGGCGAAGGCCGCCGCCCCGCGGTCGGGGCGCGGCTCCTCCGTCCCGGTGGAGGCGGACCTCCCCGAGCGCGGCTGA
- a CDS encoding helix-turn-helix domain-containing protein — protein sequence MGDAVGDPESGRNTTHRYGSSEAADTAQGAPAAEAEPAADAAGAAVRSFPAQLRRLRVERGLSLAGLARQTHYSKGYLSKIETGAKRVTLDVALRCDRVLEADGALVRLAREADADASRAAAAQAPPAAPSAPWQAEGECPYRGLAAFTPHDADWFFGRERATAALVERVFERIGSGPLLLVGRSGAGKSSLLNAGLVPALRRGGGFPMAGAESWPVIRLTPTAHPLQELLDCTAKALDGDPGVGVRELRQRPERLLEAVHRLSGGAGGAGAGPAEGAAPGRRHGLRPVLLVDQFEELFTLCCDEEERRAFVRVLCAVSAARRADRAGLDPAVVVLGIRADFTAGCLDLPELAAALADGLFVLPAMTVAELRESVTRPAARAGLTLEPGLVPLLLRDAGVRGAAAGPAAASGLAAPAGALPLVSHALMATWQRREGATLTVAGYEHSGGIQGAVAQTAESVFARLYPAEQRVLRRMLLGLVHVGDGAAATRRRMRRAVLLEQSADPGAAGRALDAFVRARLVTADSETVEIAHEALLHAWPRLRGWIHADRDGLLVHRRLARAAEEWEREGRDPSVLYHGTRLDTARTWADEVGGRARLTPLEAEFLRAGAAAEEARRAHDRRQVRLRQRMLGLLVVLLVLALTAGGLAYRQREAALGQERQARSQALAAQSAALAAGRPEESLRLAQEAYRTAATPEARGALLSTQSQPFLARLGGHSGPVNAVAFAPGSGLLASAGSDGRVLLRRVADRRTTAVLTMPGRVRHIAFSPDGSRLAATSTEGPVRLWDASGGGGPAVLPADTADARALAFSPDGRTLAAAMPDGRVLLRDPAGGTGPPTVLAGHTGKVNALSYAPDGRTLASAGSDRTVRLWDTAGARSLAVLEGHTAEVLGVAFAPDGRSLASGGGDRTVRLWEAAQRPATATLTGHNDDVNGVAYTPDGGAVVSAGGDGTTRLWDVRSGRQTAALSGHTDYVLAAAVDAQGAVLATASFDQSVVLWDLRGRTLTARPFTEFWRVAFSPDGALLAAACGDHSVQLWDVRGRRPVRRLEGHAEAVYAVAFSPDGRTVASAASDGTVRLWDTAGRTGPAVLPGHTGAVFSVAFSPDGRTLASAGSDRTVRLWDVPGRAPLATLTGHTDFANDVAFGPDGRTLASAGDDLTVRLWDVPGRRPLATLTGHTGAVRAVAFSPDGRSLASTGNDGTVRLWDPQRHAVAAVLAGHTGSARGIAFSPDGRTLASSGNDRTVRLWDVAGRRLRAALSGHTNAVWGVAFSPDGRTVASSGNDGTVRLWDPEPAARRAEPPERP from the coding sequence ATGGGGGATGCCGTGGGCGACCCGGAGAGCGGGCGGAACACGACACACCGGTACGGTTCTTCCGAAGCCGCCGACACCGCGCAGGGCGCGCCGGCCGCCGAGGCGGAACCGGCCGCGGACGCAGCCGGGGCCGCGGTGCGCTCCTTTCCCGCACAGTTGCGCAGGCTGCGCGTGGAGCGCGGCCTGTCGCTGGCGGGGCTCGCCCGCCAGACCCATTACAGCAAGGGCTACCTGAGCAAGATCGAGACCGGGGCGAAGCGCGTCACCCTCGACGTCGCGCTGCGCTGCGACCGGGTGCTGGAGGCCGACGGGGCGCTGGTGCGGCTGGCCCGCGAGGCGGACGCGGACGCCTCCCGGGCGGCCGCCGCGCAGGCCCCGCCCGCGGCGCCGTCGGCGCCCTGGCAGGCGGAGGGCGAGTGCCCCTACCGGGGCCTGGCGGCCTTCACCCCGCACGACGCCGACTGGTTCTTCGGCCGGGAGCGGGCGACCGCGGCGCTGGTGGAGCGGGTCTTCGAGCGCATCGGGAGCGGCCCGCTGCTGCTCGTCGGCCGGTCCGGGGCGGGGAAGTCCTCCCTGCTGAACGCCGGTCTGGTGCCGGCGCTGCGGCGCGGGGGCGGTTTCCCGATGGCAGGCGCCGAGTCCTGGCCCGTGATCCGGCTGACCCCGACGGCGCATCCGCTGCAGGAGCTGCTGGACTGCACCGCGAAGGCCCTCGACGGCGATCCGGGGGTGGGCGTACGGGAGTTGCGGCAGCGGCCCGAGCGGCTCCTGGAGGCGGTGCACCGGCTCTCCGGGGGCGCCGGCGGGGCCGGGGCCGGCCCTGCGGAAGGCGCGGCCCCGGGCCGGCGGCACGGGCTGCGGCCGGTTCTGCTCGTCGACCAGTTCGAGGAACTTTTCACCCTCTGCTGCGACGAGGAGGAGCGGCGGGCGTTCGTCCGGGTCCTGTGCGCCGTGTCCGCGGCGCGGCGGGCCGACCGGGCCGGCCTGGACCCGGCGGTGGTGGTCCTCGGAATCCGCGCCGACTTCACCGCCGGCTGCCTGGACCTGCCGGAGCTCGCGGCCGCGCTGGCGGACGGGCTGTTCGTCCTGCCGGCGATGACCGTGGCCGAGCTGCGGGAGTCCGTCACGCGGCCGGCCGCGCGGGCCGGCCTCACCCTCGAACCGGGCCTGGTGCCGCTGCTGCTCCGCGACGCCGGGGTGCGGGGGGCGGCGGCCGGGCCGGCGGCCGCCTCGGGCCTCGCGGCGCCGGCCGGTGCGCTGCCGCTCGTCTCCCACGCGCTGATGGCGACCTGGCAGCGTCGCGAGGGCGCCACCCTGACCGTCGCCGGGTACGAGCACAGCGGCGGCATCCAGGGCGCGGTCGCGCAGACCGCCGAGAGCGTCTTCGCCCGGCTGTACCCGGCCGAGCAGCGGGTGCTGCGGCGGATGCTGCTCGGCCTGGTCCACGTCGGCGACGGGGCCGCGGCGACCCGCCGCCGGATGCGGCGGGCCGTGCTGCTGGAGCAGTCCGCCGACCCGGGCGCGGCCGGGCGTGCCCTCGACGCCTTCGTCCGGGCTCGGCTGGTCACCGCGGACAGCGAGACCGTGGAGATCGCGCACGAGGCGCTGCTGCACGCCTGGCCGCGGCTGCGCGGCTGGATCCACGCCGACCGCGACGGGCTGCTGGTGCACCGGCGGCTCGCCCGTGCCGCCGAGGAGTGGGAGCGCGAGGGCCGCGATCCCTCCGTCCTCTACCACGGCACCCGCCTGGACACCGCCCGGACCTGGGCCGACGAGGTGGGCGGCCGGGCCCGGCTCACCCCGCTGGAGGCGGAGTTCCTGCGGGCGGGTGCCGCCGCCGAGGAGGCCCGGCGCGCCCACGACCGGCGCCAGGTCCGGCTCCGGCAGCGGATGCTCGGCCTCCTCGTCGTCCTGCTGGTGCTGGCGCTGACCGCGGGCGGGCTGGCCTACCGGCAGCGGGAGGCCGCCCTCGGCCAGGAGCGGCAGGCGCGGTCGCAGGCGCTCGCCGCGCAGTCCGCCGCGCTGGCGGCGGGGCGGCCCGAGGAGTCGCTGCGGCTCGCGCAGGAGGCGTACCGGACGGCCGCCACCCCGGAGGCGCGCGGGGCGCTGCTGAGCACGCAGTCCCAGCCCTTCCTCGCCCGGCTGGGCGGCCACAGCGGGCCCGTGAACGCGGTGGCCTTCGCGCCGGGCAGCGGGCTGCTGGCGAGCGCCGGGTCCGACGGGAGGGTGCTGCTGCGCCGGGTGGCCGACCGGAGGACGACGGCCGTGCTGACGATGCCGGGCAGGGTCCGGCACATCGCCTTCAGCCCCGACGGGAGCCGGCTCGCCGCCACGTCCACCGAGGGCCCCGTACGCCTGTGGGACGCCTCGGGCGGCGGCGGTCCGGCCGTGCTCCCGGCGGACACCGCGGACGCGCGCGCCCTGGCGTTCTCCCCCGACGGGCGCACGCTCGCCGCCGCGATGCCGGACGGCCGGGTGCTGCTGCGGGACCCGGCCGGCGGGACCGGCCCCCCGACGGTCCTCGCCGGGCACACCGGGAAGGTGAACGCGCTGTCGTACGCGCCGGACGGGCGGACCCTCGCCTCGGCCGGCTCGGACCGGACGGTCCGGCTGTGGGACACGGCCGGCGCCCGGAGCCTCGCCGTGCTCGAAGGGCACACCGCGGAGGTGCTGGGGGTGGCGTTCGCGCCGGACGGCCGGAGCCTGGCCAGCGGCGGCGGCGACCGCACCGTCCGGCTGTGGGAGGCGGCGCAGCGCCCCGCGACGGCGACGCTGACCGGCCACAACGACGACGTCAACGGCGTCGCGTACACGCCCGACGGCGGGGCGGTGGTCAGTGCCGGCGGCGACGGGACGACCCGGCTGTGGGACGTCCGCAGCGGCCGGCAGACCGCCGCGCTGTCCGGGCACACCGACTACGTCCTCGCGGCAGCCGTCGACGCGCAGGGCGCGGTGCTGGCGACCGCCTCGTTCGACCAGTCGGTGGTGCTGTGGGACCTGCGCGGGCGGACCCTGACGGCGCGTCCGTTCACCGAGTTCTGGCGGGTGGCGTTCAGCCCGGACGGCGCCCTGCTGGCCGCGGCGTGCGGCGACCACTCGGTGCAGTTGTGGGACGTACGGGGCCGGCGGCCGGTCCGGCGGCTGGAGGGGCACGCGGAAGCCGTGTACGCGGTGGCGTTCTCCCCCGACGGCCGGACGGTGGCCTCGGCGGCCTCCGACGGGACCGTCCGGCTGTGGGACACCGCGGGACGGACCGGGCCGGCGGTCCTGCCGGGGCATACGGGCGCCGTGTTCTCGGTGGCGTTCTCCCCGGACGGGCGGACCCTCGCGTCGGCCGGCTCGGACCGCACGGTCCGTCTGTGGGACGTGCCGGGGAGGGCGCCGCTGGCCACGCTGACGGGCCACACCGACTTCGCGAACGACGTCGCGTTCGGCCCCGACGGCCGCACCCTCGCCAGCGCGGGCGACGATCTGACGGTCCGCCTGTGGGACGTGCCGGGCCGCCGCCCGCTGGCCACGCTCACCGGCCACACCGGCGCGGTGCGGGCGGTCGCGTTCAGCCCCGACGGGCGGTCGCTGGCGAGCACCGGCAACGACGGCACCGTCCGGCTGTGGGACCCGCAGCGGCACGCGGTCGCGGCCGTCCTGGCCGGGCACACCGGTTCCGCCCGCGGCATCGCCTTCTCCCCCGACGGCCGCACCCTGGCCAGCAGCGGCAACGACCGCACGGTCCGGCTGTGGGACGTGGCCGGCCGGCGGCTGCGGGCGGCGCTGTCGGGCCACACGAACGCGGTGTGGGGCGTGGCGTTCAGCCCCGACGGGCGCACCGTCGCAAGCAGCGGCAACGACGGCACGGTCCGGCTGTGGGATCCCGAGCCCGCCGCCCGGCGTGCGGAGCCGCCCGAACGCCCCTGA
- a CDS encoding GntR family transcriptional regulator gives MIEFQVDRHSGVATYLQLVNQVKQALRLGVLEPGDRLPTARAVVEATAINPNTVLKAYRELEREGLVEPRPGRGTFVTRSLSRPEAAADSPLRADLIAWTARAQAAGLGRADILALVEAALADTAPPGAAAGGGRAPAPAHPAPTDPADPAPAP, from the coding sequence ATGATCGAGTTCCAGGTGGACCGGCACAGCGGTGTGGCCACGTATCTGCAGCTCGTCAACCAGGTCAAGCAGGCGCTCCGGCTCGGCGTGCTGGAGCCCGGTGACCGGCTGCCCACCGCCAGGGCCGTCGTCGAGGCGACCGCCATCAACCCGAACACCGTGCTGAAGGCCTACCGCGAACTGGAGCGCGAGGGGCTCGTCGAACCGCGCCCCGGACGGGGCACCTTCGTCACCCGCTCGCTCTCCCGCCCCGAGGCCGCCGCCGACTCGCCGCTGCGCGCCGACCTCATCGCCTGGACGGCCCGCGCCCAGGCGGCGGGGCTCGGCCGCGCCGACATCCTGGCGCTCGTCGAGGCGGCCCTCGCCGACACGGCCCCGCCCGGCGCGGCGGCGGGCGGCGGCAGGGCCCCGGCCCCGGCCCACCCGGCACCGACCGACCCGGCGGACCCCGCGCCCGCGCCCTGA
- a CDS encoding class I SAM-dependent methyltransferase has protein sequence MATKKNLTADRSSVVHKVRYALRHPERIGGYVRRAARDGWLRTKHRDHVSYYRAVMASDTARNPEAAVGSQTHDRWLALGKMQFDYLLGHGLAPHHRMLDIGCGNLRAGWRFIQHLHPGHYYGIDISPDILISAKQTLTRQKLQDKLPHLTITQDLKLEFLPSAHFDVVHAHSVFSHSPVEVIDECLAHVGRVLAPGGFFDFTFDRTEGEEHQVLREDFYYRTQTLVDLAARHGLTARFMDDWEQLGHGQSKIRVTA, from the coding sequence GTGGCCACCAAGAAGAACCTCACCGCCGACCGCTCCAGCGTCGTCCACAAAGTCCGCTACGCCCTGCGCCACCCGGAGCGCATCGGCGGATACGTCCGCCGGGCCGCCCGCGACGGCTGGCTGCGCACCAAGCACCGCGACCACGTGTCCTACTACCGGGCCGTCATGGCCTCCGACACCGCCCGCAACCCCGAGGCCGCCGTCGGCAGCCAGACCCACGACCGCTGGCTCGCCCTCGGCAAGATGCAGTTCGACTACCTCCTCGGACACGGCCTGGCCCCGCACCACCGCATGCTCGACATCGGCTGCGGCAACCTCCGCGCCGGATGGCGCTTCATCCAGCACCTCCACCCCGGGCACTACTACGGCATCGACATCTCGCCGGACATCCTCATCTCCGCCAAGCAGACCCTCACCCGGCAGAAACTCCAGGACAAGCTGCCGCACCTGACCATCACCCAGGACCTCAAACTGGAGTTCCTGCCGAGCGCGCACTTCGACGTCGTGCACGCCCACAGCGTCTTCTCCCATTCGCCCGTCGAGGTCATCGACGAATGCCTCGCCCACGTCGGCCGCGTCCTGGCCCCCGGCGGCTTCTTCGACTTCACCTTCGACCGCACCGAGGGCGAGGAGCACCAGGTCCTGCGCGAGGACTTCTACTACCGCACCCAGACCCTCGTCGACCTCGCCGCCCGGCACGGCCTGACCGCCCGGTTCATGGACGACTGGGAGCAGCTCGGCCACGGCCAGTCCAAGATCCGCGTCACCGCCTGA
- a CDS encoding sigma-70 family RNA polymerase sigma factor — protein sequence MTIPSASEDVPQDRRGKPGRPLGPIADGAGAAHRAWLEPLRDAFHDSGLTLDELRLRTGRPKSHLSELLRAVGRYPRWTFARAVLMALRPRVPYETMRLRWVMAARHAGKKTSWIKDCLHEDRGGPVAPARQVPLDYLAFQEMHRPRYRRYAAVFLRRPALVDRAVADVFTLLLLLWHDALASENPERFAWPILRQTVLERAPKEDGRLSLAQTAFDTVALATAPDPLGQIGESMALFRAVAELAPMQRDVIVLRHLCGMEDGEAAAELGVSLASVRSTERHAKRNLHTILHPASTAEEGHPRGLDR from the coding sequence ATGACGATCCCCTCGGCGTCCGAGGACGTCCCCCAGGACCGCCGCGGCAAGCCGGGCCGGCCCCTCGGCCCCATAGCGGACGGCGCCGGCGCGGCGCACCGCGCCTGGCTGGAGCCGCTTCGGGACGCCTTCCACGACAGCGGCCTCACCCTGGACGAGCTCCGGCTCCGCACCGGCCGCCCCAAGTCCCACCTCTCCGAACTCCTGCGGGCCGTGGGCCGCTACCCCCGCTGGACGTTCGCCCGGGCCGTGCTGATGGCCCTGCGGCCCCGCGTCCCGTACGAGACGATGCGGCTGCGCTGGGTCATGGCGGCCCGGCACGCCGGCAAGAAGACGTCCTGGATCAAGGACTGCCTGCACGAGGACCGCGGCGGCCCGGTTGCACCGGCCCGCCAGGTCCCGCTGGACTACCTGGCGTTCCAGGAGATGCACCGGCCGCGCTACCGCCGGTACGCGGCCGTGTTCCTGCGGCGGCCGGCCCTCGTCGACCGGGCCGTCGCCGACGTGTTCACCCTCCTGCTGCTGCTCTGGCACGACGCGCTGGCCAGCGAGAACCCCGAGCGGTTCGCGTGGCCGATCCTCCGCCAGACGGTCCTCGAACGCGCCCCGAAGGAGGACGGCCGCCTCTCGCTTGCCCAGACCGCGTTCGACACGGTCGCCCTCGCCACCGCCCCCGACCCGCTCGGCCAGATCGGGGAGAGCATGGCCCTCTTCCGGGCCGTCGCCGAACTCGCCCCGATGCAGCGGGACGTCATCGTCCTGCGCCACCTGTGCGGCATGGAGGACGGCGAGGCCGCCGCCGAACTCGGCGTCTCCCTCGCCTCGGTGCGCTCCACCGAGCGGCACGCCAAGCGCAACCTGCACACCATCCTGCACCCCGCGAGCACCGCCGAGGAGGGACACCCCCGTGGCCTCGACCGTTGA
- a CDS encoding ABC transporter permease subunit, with protein sequence MNGTLWLAWRQQRLPALAGLLLVAACAVWAAIRHAELADIVGGHDLTACKGWNGTCPVDVEVAIFDHTPGIRALGTLAVLLPAAIGMFWGAPLVGREIERGTVKLALTQGAGARSWFAARFGLAALCATFLSAAVAALLAWWWEPIANMQDGVYWFDPYILSGTGPAAVAGALFALAAGTAIGLLVRRTLPAMGLTAAAVLATTAFLTFFRRDWVAPVDRITPGMTPKRLIGSGWSAGYRYLTPDGVQHPLENCALSGEELRVCMAGHGYTGRVHKVYPSSDFWTFQAIDTAVYLGLAAALVALTAVLLHRRRGLV encoded by the coding sequence ATGAACGGCACCCTCTGGCTCGCCTGGCGCCAGCAGCGCCTGCCGGCCCTCGCCGGCCTCCTCCTCGTCGCCGCCTGCGCCGTCTGGGCCGCCATCCGGCACGCCGAGCTCGCCGACATCGTCGGCGGCCACGACCTGACCGCCTGCAAGGGCTGGAACGGCACCTGCCCCGTCGACGTCGAGGTCGCCATCTTCGACCACACGCCCGGCATCCGGGCCCTCGGCACCCTCGCCGTCCTGCTGCCCGCCGCCATCGGCATGTTCTGGGGCGCCCCGCTCGTCGGCCGGGAGATCGAACGCGGCACCGTCAAACTCGCCCTCACCCAGGGGGCCGGCGCCCGCAGCTGGTTCGCCGCCCGCTTCGGCCTCGCCGCGCTCTGCGCCACCTTCCTGTCCGCCGCCGTCGCCGCCCTCCTCGCCTGGTGGTGGGAGCCGATCGCGAACATGCAGGACGGCGTCTACTGGTTCGACCCGTACATCCTCAGCGGCACCGGCCCGGCGGCCGTCGCCGGCGCCCTGTTCGCCCTCGCCGCGGGCACCGCGATCGGCCTCCTCGTACGCCGCACCCTGCCCGCCATGGGCCTGACCGCCGCCGCGGTCCTGGCCACCACCGCGTTCCTGACCTTCTTCCGCCGCGACTGGGTCGCCCCCGTCGACCGCATCACGCCCGGCATGACACCCAAGCGGCTCATCGGCAGCGGCTGGTCGGCCGGCTACCGCTACCTCACCCCCGACGGCGTACAGCACCCCCTGGAGAACTGCGCGCTCTCCGGCGAGGAACTCCGCGTCTGCATGGCCGGGCACGGCTACACCGGCCGCGTCCACAAGGTGTACCCCAGCTCCGACTTCTGGACCTTCCAGGCCATCGACACGGCCGTCTACCTCGGGCTCGCCGCGGCGCTCGTCGCCCTGACGGCGGTCCTGCTGCACCGCCGCCGCGGCCTAGTCTGA
- a CDS encoding C40 family peptidase codes for MLRRSGPIGTLIALLAVLLWAPAPAAAAADDSCRILAPGASAAAERAVAAACEQVAADVWYTWGGGHGPEPGATYGQVDPDDPASEHDPERLGFDCSGLVRYAYARATGSDILNGVASAQYYTHRAAGRFTAAQGLAPLVPGDLLVWGTPRHLHHIAIYLGAGKMAEARQSGTKLMVSDVRLGSGYHGAIRVNPGPVEGPLFRTWGTGVWTKAEPKLSAARVYAFPGPTTIRVGCQKHAEKVTSDGYTNDVWSYLPDYDAWMTNIYIQGPAWLDGVPACGT; via the coding sequence ATGCTTCGCCGGTCCGGCCCCATCGGCACGCTCATCGCTCTCCTGGCCGTCCTGCTGTGGGCGCCCGCGCCCGCCGCGGCAGCCGCCGACGACTCCTGCCGCATCCTCGCACCGGGCGCCTCCGCCGCGGCGGAGCGGGCCGTCGCCGCGGCCTGCGAGCAGGTCGCCGCCGACGTCTGGTACACCTGGGGCGGCGGCCACGGCCCCGAGCCCGGGGCCACGTACGGCCAGGTGGACCCCGACGACCCGGCGAGCGAGCACGATCCGGAACGGCTCGGCTTCGACTGCTCCGGCCTCGTCCGGTACGCGTACGCGCGGGCCACCGGCTCGGACATCCTGAACGGGGTGGCGTCCGCCCAGTACTACACGCACCGCGCGGCCGGGCGCTTCACCGCCGCGCAGGGGCTCGCCCCGCTGGTACCCGGCGACCTGCTCGTGTGGGGGACCCCCCGGCACCTGCACCACATCGCGATCTACCTGGGCGCGGGCAAGATGGCGGAGGCCCGGCAGTCCGGGACCAAGCTGATGGTCAGTGACGTCCGGCTGGGCTCCGGCTACCACGGGGCCATCCGCGTCAACCCCGGTCCCGTCGAGGGGCCCCTCTTCCGGACGTGGGGCACGGGCGTGTGGACGAAGGCCGAGCCGAAGCTGTCCGCGGCCCGCGTGTACGCCTTCCCCGGCCCCACGACGATCCGCGTCGGCTGCCAGAAGCACGCCGAGAAGGTCACCTCGGACGGCTACACCAACGACGTCTGGTCCTACCTGCCGGACTACGACGCCTGGATGACGAACATCTACATCCAGGGGCCCGCATGGCTGGACGGCGTTCCCGCCTGCGGGACCTGA